One Glycine max cultivar Williams 82 chromosome 4, Glycine_max_v4.0, whole genome shotgun sequence DNA segment encodes these proteins:
- the LOC121174734 gene encoding uncharacterized protein, producing MTEATAWARITAYMAENRLNTAFEAESQQNMAIEAKIEDHENKEIKDRRLDCIYDDEPLGFEKNPISEAPKMQAQDPLEEIDIGDGSIKRPTYISANITSSLKEKLVPLLREFKDCFAWDYHEMPGLSREMVEMKLPIKEGKRPVKQLPRRFAPEIMSKIKEEIERLLRCKFIRSARYVEWLANIVPVIKKNGTLRVCIDFRDLNNATPKDEYAMPVAEMLVDSAAGFEFLSMLDGYSGYNQIFIAESDVSKTAFRCPGALGTYEWVVMPFGLKNAGATYQRAMNSMFHDFIDTFMQVYIDDIIIKSSSEDSHLDYLRQSFERMRKHGLKMNPLKCAFCVRAGDFLGFVVHKKGIEINQNKTKAILETKPPSTKKQLQSLLGKINFLRRFISNLSGKAQIFSPLLRLKKDEPFKWDEVHQKAFDEIKEYLIKPPVLMPPSRNKTMKLYIAASDKTIGSMLAQEDDDGIEHAIYYLSRVLNDAETRYTAIEKLCLCLYFSCAKLKQYIKPVDVYVYSHYDIIKHMLSKPILHSRIGKWALALTEYSLTYKPLKSVKGQIVADFIVDHSVIEMPQDYVDTEPWILYFDGSKHKRGTGIGVLIISPNKVPTKFKYKIKGLCSNNEAEYEALITGLQILISLGARNVNIRGDSELVLRQLTQEYKCVNEHLAKYFVMASSLLNHFDYINIEHIPRQENQEANDLAQIASGYKMSKEKLTQLIEIKDKLVLPEPLSTTLPMPKLVGASTPQNNEDESMDDLQGKIQILAIDNMLDNDWRKSIVEYLENPIGNVARKIKYRALNYVIMGNDLFKKTAEGVLLKCLNESEAYLAVSHVHSGACGSHQAGHKMKWLLFRQGLYWPSMLKDCIEFAKGCQECQKHAGIQHVPASELHSIIKPWPFRGWALDLIGEIKPASSKNQRYIIVGIDYFTKWIEAVPLPNVDQEAVTSTPYYAQANGQVEAANKIKFS from the coding sequence ATGACTGAGGCCACTGCATGGGCCAGAATTACGGCTTATATGGCCGAAAATAGACTAAATACGGCCTTTGAGGCTGAATCCCAACAAAATATGGCAATTGAAGCCAAGATCGAAGatcatgaaaacaaagaaataaaggATCGAAGACTGGACTGCATTTATGATGATGAGCCActgggttttgagaaaaatcccatAAGTGAGGCGCCAAAGATGCAGGCTCAAGATCCTTTGGAGGAGATCGACATTGGAGATGGCTCGATAAAAAGGCCAACCTATATCAGTGCCAATATCACCTCaagtttaaaagaaaagttggTGCCTCTTCTTAGAGAATTTAAAGACTGTTTTGCTTGGGATTACCACGAAATGCCTGGGTTAAGCAGAGAAATGGTCGAAATGAAATTACCTATTAAGGAGGGAAAAAGACCAGTAAAACAACTACCAAGAAGATTCGCACCAGAAATCATGTCCAAAATTAAGGAAGAGATCGAAAGGCTGCTGAGGTGTAAATTCATCAGATCTGCCAGGTATGTCGAATGGTTAGCAAATATAGTCCCTGTCATTAAAAAGAATGGAACTCTTAGAGTATGCATAGATTTTAGGGATTTAAATAATGCTACACCTAAAGATGAATATGCTATGCCAGTAGCAGAAATGTTGGTAGATTCAGCAGCTGGCTTCGAATTTTTAAGCATGTTAGATGGTTATTCTGGTTATAACCAAATATTTATTGCTGAAAGTGATGTGTCAAAAACAGCATTTCGATGCCCTGGTGCTTTAGGCACTTACGAATGGGTGGTTATGCCCTTTGggttgaaaaatgctggggccacTTATCAAAGGGCCATGAATTCCatgtttcatgattttattgacACATTTATGCAAGtttatattgatgatataatcatCAAATCTTCCTCAGAAGATAGCCATTTGGATTACCTTAGGCAATCTTTCGAACGAATGAGGAAACATGGATTAAAAATGAATCCATTAAAGTGTGCTTTTTGTGTGCGTGCAGGAGACTTCCTTGGTTTTGTGGTGCATAAAAAAGGCATTGAGATAAATCAAAACAAGACAAAGGCTATTCTTGAGACGAAGCCTCCTTCGACCAAAAAACAGCTTCAGTCTTTGCTAGGAAAAATCAACTTCTTGAGGCGATTCATTTCGAATCTAAGTGGCAAAGCTCAAATTTTTTCGCCATTACTTCGACTCAAGAAAGATGAACCATTCAAATGGGATGAAGTGCATCAAAAGGCTTTCgatgaaattaaagaatatttgaTCAAGCCTCCTGTGTTAATGCCTCCTAGTCGAAACAAGACTATGAAGTTGTATATTGCTGCGTCTGACAAGACCATTGGTAGCATGTTGGCTCAGGAAGATGATGATGGCATAGAACATGCAATTTATTATCTTAGTCGTGTACTAAATGATGCAGAAACTAGATATACTGCCATAGAAAAACTTTGTCTTTGTTTGTATTTCTCTTGTGCAAAACTTAAGCAATATATAAAGCCTGTTGATGTTTATGTGTATTctcattatgatattattaagcaCATGTTGTCAAAACCTATTTTACACAGTAGAATTGGAAAATGGGCTTTGGCATTAACAGAATATTCTTTAACGTATAAGCCTTTGAAATCTGTTAAGGGTCAAATTGTGGCAGATTTTATTGTAGATCACTCAGTGATCGAAATGCCGCAAGACTATGTCGATACAGAGCCTTGGATTTTGTATTTCGATGGTTCGAAACACAAACGTGGAACTGGAATTGGAGTTTTAATAATATCTCCCAATAAAGTTCCaactaaattcaaatataaaatcaaagggCTTTGTTCTAATAATGAGGCTGAGTATGAGGCTCTAATTACAGgccttcaaattttaattagcttGGGGGCAAGAAATGTTAACATAAGGGGTGATTCAGAACTAGTGTTGAGACAATTAACACAAGAATACAAATGTGTTAATGAACACTtagcaaaatattttgttatggcAAGTTCTCTTCTGAATCATTTCGATTATATTAACATTGAGCATATACCTCGACAAgaaaaccaagaagcaaatgattTAGCCCAAATAGCTTCAGGGTACAAAATGTCGAAGGAAAAGTTAACTCAGTTGAtcgaaataaaagataaactgGTATTACCAGAGCCATTAAGCACTACATTGCCAATGCCAAAACTTGTGGGGGCAAGTACACCACAAaataatgaagatgaaagcatgGATGATCTCCAgggaaaaattcaaattttggccATTGACAATATGTTAGATAATGATTGGAGAAAGTCCATTGTTGAATATTTGGAAAATCCAATAGGTAATGTGGCTCGAAAGATCAAATATAGGGCTTTAAATTACGTGATTATGGGAAATGATTTGTTTAAAAAGACTGCAGAAGGAGTGTTGCTAAAATGTCTAAATGAATCAGAAGCATACTTGGCAGTTTCCCATGTTCACAGTGGGGCCTGTGGATCACATCAAGCAGGCCATAAAATGAAATGGCTTTTATTTCGACAAGGTTTGTATTGGCCTTCGATGTTAAAAGACTGCATAGAATTTGCTAAGGGCTGTCAGGAATGCCAAAAGCATGCAGGGATACAGCATGTACCTGCTAGTGAGTTACACTCCATAATCAAACCTTGGCCGTTCAGAGGATGGGCTTTGGACCTAATTGGTGAAATCAAGCCTGCTTCTTCTAAGAACCAGCGTTATATTATAGTTGGTATCGATTACTTTACAAAATGGATCGAAGCAGTCCCTTTGCCAAATGTTGATCAGGAAGCAGTAACCTCAACACCATATTACGCGCAAGCAAATGGTCAGgtcgaagcagccaataagatt